In Cetobacterium somerae ATCC BAA-474, one DNA window encodes the following:
- a CDS encoding dihydrodipicolinate synthase family protein: MNTDWLKGIYVPILTPVKDDESIDLDKLKKQVNFIIDGGVHGILAHGSNSEFYMFDDNEYEIILKTILDEVNGRVPVIMGIGAIRTSKCVKLAKMGKELGVAGVAVLQPMFLKPTDEELFMHFKTIANSVENLPVLIYNNPRIGYTLLSNLVERLAREVKNIVGIKDSSGDINQLLEFIRKTRDLNFKVFGGKDTMLYSSLNIGAVGGVCTTANIFPELIVSIYNEYMKGDLKESLELQFKLNPVRISMDKASFPVATKDMANINGMDVGLPIKPNLSSPKDTIDFMRNEMKKAKVLKG; the protein is encoded by the coding sequence ATGAATACAGATTGGCTAAAAGGAATATATGTACCTATACTTACTCCTGTAAAAGATGATGAAAGTATCGATTTAGATAAATTAAAAAAACAAGTTAATTTTATAATAGATGGTGGAGTACACGGTATATTAGCTCATGGAAGTAATAGTGAGTTTTATATGTTTGACGATAATGAATATGAAATTATTTTAAAAACTATATTGGATGAAGTTAATGGAAGAGTTCCTGTAATTATGGGCATAGGTGCAATTAGAACATCAAAATGTGTTAAATTAGCTAAGATGGGAAAAGAATTAGGAGTTGCAGGAGTAGCTGTTTTACAACCAATGTTTTTAAAACCTACAGATGAAGAGTTATTTATGCACTTTAAAACAATAGCTAATTCTGTAGAAAATTTACCAGTTTTAATCTATAATAATCCAAGAATTGGATATACTTTGTTATCAAATTTAGTAGAAAGATTAGCTAGAGAGGTTAAAAATATAGTAGGAATAAAGGACTCTAGTGGAGATATAAATCAATTACTAGAATTTATAAGAAAAACAAGAGATTTAAATTTTAAAGTTTTTGGTGGAAAAGATACAATGTTATATTCTTCTTTAAATATAGGTGCTGTAGGTGGAGTTTGTACAACTGCTAATATTTTTCCAGAGCTTATTGTATCAATATATAATGAGTATATGAAGGGAGATTTAAAAGAATCCTTAGAGTTGCAATTTAAATTAAATCCAGTTAGAATCTCAATGGATAAGGCTAGTTTTCCTGTAGCTACAAAAGATATGGCGAATATAAATGGAATGGATGTAGGATTGCCCATAAAACCAAACTTATCATCACCAAAAGATACAATAGATTTCATGAGAAACGAGATGAAAAAAGCTAAAGTATTAAAGGGGTAA
- a CDS encoding glycerate kinase has protein sequence MKKEDIKVVIAIDSFKGSISSKDAAIAIERGILNYSKDKVLIEKVIVADGGEGTVEAIVENTKGKYEYVEVSNPFGKKRKAKIGILKGEIAVLEMAEAAGINLIKLDDLNPYKTTTYGVGEMIKIVLNMGIKKIYIGLGGSATNDGGAGMLNALGVKFYDKYKNEFIPTPEKLRNLESIDYSELDKRLKDIDIHILSDVNNILCGMNGASYIYGPQKGATKKDIVVLDEILRKYSEILDEKLGVKFADKPGSGAGGGIGYAFLSLCNGKFNQGIDEILKMIEFEKIISDADLIITGEGRIDNQSINGKTPIGIAKISKKYEKSVIAIVGSSSKELDLIYQNGIDLVLDIINEPMNLDEAINNVKQLLEFTGEKAIRAYMLRK, from the coding sequence ATGAAAAAAGAAGATATAAAAGTCGTTATAGCTATAGATTCTTTTAAAGGGAGCATTTCATCTAAAGATGCAGCAATAGCTATAGAGAGAGGTATTTTAAATTATTCTAAAGATAAAGTTTTAATAGAAAAAGTTATAGTTGCTGATGGTGGAGAGGGTACAGTTGAGGCCATTGTAGAAAATACTAAAGGGAAATATGAATATGTTGAGGTATCTAATCCATTTGGGAAGAAAAGAAAAGCAAAAATAGGAATTTTAAAAGGAGAGATTGCTGTTTTAGAAATGGCGGAGGCAGCAGGAATAAACTTAATAAAGCTAGATGATTTAAATCCATATAAAACAACTACATATGGTGTAGGAGAGATGATAAAAATTGTTTTAAATATGGGGATAAAAAAAATCTACATAGGGTTAGGTGGGAGTGCAACTAACGATGGTGGTGCAGGAATGCTGAATGCCTTAGGAGTAAAATTTTATGATAAGTATAAAAATGAGTTTATTCCAACTCCTGAAAAATTAAGAAATCTTGAAAGCATAGATTATAGTGAATTAGATAAAAGATTAAAAGATATTGATATACATATACTTTCAGATGTAAATAATATATTATGTGGAATGAATGGTGCTTCTTATATATATGGTCCACAAAAAGGAGCGACAAAAAAAGATATAGTTGTATTAGATGAGATATTGAGGAAATATAGTGAAATTTTGGATGAGAAATTAGGAGTAAAGTTTGCAGATAAACCTGGAAGTGGAGCAGGAGGAGGAATTGGATATGCATTTTTATCTCTTTGTAATGGAAAGTTTAATCAAGGAATAGATGAAATACTTAAAATGATTGAATTTGAAAAAATAATTTCTGATGCAGATTTGATAATAACAGGAGAAGGGCGTATAGATAATCAATCTATAAATGGTAAAACTCCCATTGGAATAGCTAAAATATCCAAAAAGTATGAGAAAAGTGTGATAGCAATTGTAGGGAGTTCAAGTAAAGAGTTAGATTTAATTTATCAAAATGGAATAGATTTGGTTTTAGATATAATAAACGAACCTATGAATTTAGATGAGGCTATAAATAATGTAAAGCAACTTTTAGAATTTACTGGTGAAAAAGCTATTAGAGCGTATATGTTAAGAAAATAA
- a CDS encoding retron system putative HNH endonuclease — protein MFKVNKTPEPKFFQEFKKKHSLSNWNQYDSYRYIKQQLREYSLFEEQELCCPYCEIEIDVDTSETEHIKPKDIFPNEFQDFNNLIVACKSSKRCGNSKGSQWSSDFINPVLENPQDFLTYDIKTGEVRPKNSIGTDYEKAKVTIDILNLNDKRLAEARKNFILGNKYSIDYLEPEGEFRTLKEFMIDNKDSITSV, from the coding sequence GAAACATTCCCTTTCTAACTGGAATCAATACGATTCTTATCGTTATATAAAGCAACAACTTAGAGAATACTCTCTTTTTGAAGAACAAGAGTTATGCTGTCCATATTGTGAAATTGAAATAGATGTAGATACAAGTGAGACAGAACATATTAAGCCAAAAGATATATTTCCTAATGAATTTCAAGATTTTAATAATCTTATAGTTGCTTGTAAAAGTTCTAAAAGGTGTGGAAATAGTAAAGGAAGTCAATGGAGTTCCGATTTTATAAATCCAGTTCTAGAAAATCCACAAGATTTTTTAACATATGATATTAAAACAGGAGAGGTAAGACCTAAAAATTCTATAGGAACTGATTATGAAAAAGCTAAGGTAACAATTGATATACTAAACCTAAATGATAAAAGATTAGCTGAGGCTAGGAAAAATTTCATATTAGGAAATAAATACTCTATTGATTATTTAGAACCTGAAGGTGAGTTTAGAACTCTAAAAGAGTTCATGATTGACAATAAGGATAGTATTACATCTGTTTAA